The following proteins come from a genomic window of Prionailurus viverrinus isolate Anna chromosome D1, UM_Priviv_1.0, whole genome shotgun sequence:
- the FOXR1 gene encoding forkhead box protein R1 isoform X3, with protein sequence MVVPLAETNRGVRAGRWSLVAGMWSLKYLRVMLGKISKAQWYLRASRGVWAGVARYRLRIVEPPKVPVGKTPNSDKDGPALEPNLWMWVNPSIVYPPGKLEVPEPHKGEDLPGALPSPQPAPKEEDFASCSEATAVESLPPSSPSSEQSPPQKRFASSPSTWELTEEEEAEDQDDSSSVALPSPHKRAPLQSRRFRQASSQEGRLWSRPPLNYFHLIALALRNSAPCGLNVQQIYSFTRFEKVPASVQGGAGTRPRSCLWKLTEEGRRRFAEEARALASSRLESIQRCMSQPGVRPWHAWGRGAPPPPPS encoded by the exons ATGGTGGTGCCACTTGCGGAGACGAATAGAGGAGTGAGAGCAGGAAGGTGGAGTTTAGTTGCAGGAATGTGGAGTCTGAAGTACCTGCGGGTTATGCTAGGAAAGATCTCCAAGGCCCAGTGGTACTTACGGGCAAGCAGAGGAGTCTGGGCCGGAG TTGCCCGGTATAGACTTCGAATAGTTGAACCACCAAAAGTACCTGTGGGAAAAACGCCCAACTCTGATAAAGATG GCCCAGCTCTTGAGCCCAACCTGTGGATGTGGGTAAACCCCAGCATCGTGTATCCCCCCGGAAAGCTGGAGGTCCCAGAACCTCATAAGGGAGAGGATCTCCCAGGCgcactcccctcccctcagccagCCCCCAAAGAGGAAGACTTTGCCAGCTGCTCAGAGGCCACGGCGGTGGAGTCACTGCCACCATCCTCGCCCTCCAGCGAGCAGTCTCCCCCTCAGAAGCGGTTTGCCTCTTCCCCCAGCACCTGGGAG CtcacagaagaggaggaggctgaGGACCAGGATGACAGCTCCTCTGTGGCTCTCCCGTCCCCTCACAAAAGGGCCCCCCTCCAAAGTCGGAGGTTTCGGCAAGCCAGCAGCCAAGAGGGGAGGCTCTGGTCCCGGCCCCCTCTCAATTACTTCCACCTCATTGCACTGGCATTAAGAAACAGTGCCCCCTGTGGCCTCAACGTGCAACAGATCTACAGTTTCACTCG CTTTGAGAAAGTGCCGGCCAGCGTGCAGGGTGGCGCCGGCACACGGCCCCGCTCCTGCCTCTGGAAGTTAACTGAGGAGGGACGCCGCCGCTTTGCAGAGGAGGCCCGCGCCTTGGCCTCCAGTCGGCTGGAGAGCATCCAACGGTgcatgagccagccaggtgtgaGGCCCTGGCACGCGTGGGGCCGaggggcgcccccccccccaccatcctgA
- the FOXR1 gene encoding forkhead box protein R1 isoform X5, with the protein MGNESFLAFTTAHLPLAEQNLARYRLRIVEPPKVPVGKTPNSDKDGPALEPNLWMWVNPSIVYPPGKLEVPEPHKGEDLPGALPSPQPAPKEEDFASCSEATAVESLPPSSPSSEQSPPQKRFASSPSTWELTEEEEAEDQDDSSSVALPSPHKRAPLQSRRFRQASSQEGRLWSRPPLNYFHLIALALRNSAPCGLNVQQIYSFTRQHFPFFRTAPEGWKNTVRHNLCFRDSFEKVPASVQGGAGTRPRSCLWKLTEEGRRRFAEEARALASSRLESIQRCMSQPDVMPFLFDL; encoded by the exons TTGCCCGGTATAGACTTCGAATAGTTGAACCACCAAAAGTACCTGTGGGAAAAACGCCCAACTCTGATAAAGATG GCCCAGCTCTTGAGCCCAACCTGTGGATGTGGGTAAACCCCAGCATCGTGTATCCCCCCGGAAAGCTGGAGGTCCCAGAACCTCATAAGGGAGAGGATCTCCCAGGCgcactcccctcccctcagccagCCCCCAAAGAGGAAGACTTTGCCAGCTGCTCAGAGGCCACGGCGGTGGAGTCACTGCCACCATCCTCGCCCTCCAGCGAGCAGTCTCCCCCTCAGAAGCGGTTTGCCTCTTCCCCCAGCACCTGGGAG CtcacagaagaggaggaggctgaGGACCAGGATGACAGCTCCTCTGTGGCTCTCCCGTCCCCTCACAAAAGGGCCCCCCTCCAAAGTCGGAGGTTTCGGCAAGCCAGCAGCCAAGAGGGGAGGCTCTGGTCCCGGCCCCCTCTCAATTACTTCCACCTCATTGCACTGGCATTAAGAAACAGTGCCCCCTGTGGCCTCAACGTGCAACAGATCTACAGTTTCACTCG ACAGCATTTCCCCTTTTTCCGGACGGCCCCGGAAGGCTGGAAGAATACCGTCCGTCACAATCTCTGTTTCCGAGACAGCTTTGAGAAAGTGCCGGCCAGCGTGCAGGGTGGCGCCGGCACACGGCCCCGCTCCTGCCTCTGGAAGTTAACTGAGGAGGGACGCCGCCGCTTTGCAGAGGAGGCCCGCGCCTTGGCCTCCAGTCGGCTGGAGAGCATCCAACGGTgcatgagccagccag ATGTGATGCCCTTCCTCTTTGACCTTTAA
- the FOXR1 gene encoding forkhead box protein R1 isoform X4, whose translation MGNESFLAFTTAHLPLAEQNLARYRLRIVEPPKVPVGKTPNSDKDGPALEPNLWMWVNPSIVYPPGKLEVPEPHKGEDLPGALPSPQPAPKEEDFASCSEATAVESLPPSSPSSEQSPPQKRFASSPSTWELTEEEEAEDQDDSSSVALPSPHKRAPLQSRRFRQASSQEGRLWSRPPLNYFHLIALALRNSAPCGLNVQQIYSFTRQHFPFFRTAPEGWKNTVRHNLCFRDSFEKVPASVQGGAGTRPRSCLWKLTEEGRRRFAEEARALASSRLESIQRCMSQPGVRPWHAWGRGAPPPPPS comes from the exons TTGCCCGGTATAGACTTCGAATAGTTGAACCACCAAAAGTACCTGTGGGAAAAACGCCCAACTCTGATAAAGATG GCCCAGCTCTTGAGCCCAACCTGTGGATGTGGGTAAACCCCAGCATCGTGTATCCCCCCGGAAAGCTGGAGGTCCCAGAACCTCATAAGGGAGAGGATCTCCCAGGCgcactcccctcccctcagccagCCCCCAAAGAGGAAGACTTTGCCAGCTGCTCAGAGGCCACGGCGGTGGAGTCACTGCCACCATCCTCGCCCTCCAGCGAGCAGTCTCCCCCTCAGAAGCGGTTTGCCTCTTCCCCCAGCACCTGGGAG CtcacagaagaggaggaggctgaGGACCAGGATGACAGCTCCTCTGTGGCTCTCCCGTCCCCTCACAAAAGGGCCCCCCTCCAAAGTCGGAGGTTTCGGCAAGCCAGCAGCCAAGAGGGGAGGCTCTGGTCCCGGCCCCCTCTCAATTACTTCCACCTCATTGCACTGGCATTAAGAAACAGTGCCCCCTGTGGCCTCAACGTGCAACAGATCTACAGTTTCACTCG ACAGCATTTCCCCTTTTTCCGGACGGCCCCGGAAGGCTGGAAGAATACCGTCCGTCACAATCTCTGTTTCCGAGACAGCTTTGAGAAAGTGCCGGCCAGCGTGCAGGGTGGCGCCGGCACACGGCCCCGCTCCTGCCTCTGGAAGTTAACTGAGGAGGGACGCCGCCGCTTTGCAGAGGAGGCCCGCGCCTTGGCCTCCAGTCGGCTGGAGAGCATCCAACGGTgcatgagccagccaggtgtgaGGCCCTGGCACGCGTGGGGCCGaggggcgcccccccccccaccatcctgA
- the FOXR1 gene encoding forkhead box protein R1 isoform X2: MVVPLAETNRGVRAGRWSLVAGMWSLKYLRVMLGKISKAQWYLRASRGVWAGVARYRLRIVEPPKVPVGKTPNSDKDGPALEPNLWMWVNPSIVYPPGKLEVPEPHKGEDLPGALPSPQPAPKEEDFASCSEATAVESLPPSSPSSEQSPPQKRFASSPSTWELTEEEEAEDQDDSSSVALPSPHKRAPLQSRRFRQASSQEGRLWSRPPLNYFHLIALALRNSAPCGLNVQQIYSFTRQHFPFFRTAPEGWKNTVRHNLCFRDSFEKVPASVQGGAGTRPRSCLWKLTEEGRRRFAEEARALASSRLESIQRCMSQPDVMPFLFDL, encoded by the exons ATGGTGGTGCCACTTGCGGAGACGAATAGAGGAGTGAGAGCAGGAAGGTGGAGTTTAGTTGCAGGAATGTGGAGTCTGAAGTACCTGCGGGTTATGCTAGGAAAGATCTCCAAGGCCCAGTGGTACTTACGGGCAAGCAGAGGAGTCTGGGCCGGAG TTGCCCGGTATAGACTTCGAATAGTTGAACCACCAAAAGTACCTGTGGGAAAAACGCCCAACTCTGATAAAGATG GCCCAGCTCTTGAGCCCAACCTGTGGATGTGGGTAAACCCCAGCATCGTGTATCCCCCCGGAAAGCTGGAGGTCCCAGAACCTCATAAGGGAGAGGATCTCCCAGGCgcactcccctcccctcagccagCCCCCAAAGAGGAAGACTTTGCCAGCTGCTCAGAGGCCACGGCGGTGGAGTCACTGCCACCATCCTCGCCCTCCAGCGAGCAGTCTCCCCCTCAGAAGCGGTTTGCCTCTTCCCCCAGCACCTGGGAG CtcacagaagaggaggaggctgaGGACCAGGATGACAGCTCCTCTGTGGCTCTCCCGTCCCCTCACAAAAGGGCCCCCCTCCAAAGTCGGAGGTTTCGGCAAGCCAGCAGCCAAGAGGGGAGGCTCTGGTCCCGGCCCCCTCTCAATTACTTCCACCTCATTGCACTGGCATTAAGAAACAGTGCCCCCTGTGGCCTCAACGTGCAACAGATCTACAGTTTCACTCG ACAGCATTTCCCCTTTTTCCGGACGGCCCCGGAAGGCTGGAAGAATACCGTCCGTCACAATCTCTGTTTCCGAGACAGCTTTGAGAAAGTGCCGGCCAGCGTGCAGGGTGGCGCCGGCACACGGCCCCGCTCCTGCCTCTGGAAGTTAACTGAGGAGGGACGCCGCCGCTTTGCAGAGGAGGCCCGCGCCTTGGCCTCCAGTCGGCTGGAGAGCATCCAACGGTgcatgagccagccag ATGTGATGCCCTTCCTCTTTGACCTTTAA
- the FOXR1 gene encoding forkhead box protein R1 isoform X1 — translation MVVPLAETNRGVRAGRWSLVAGMWSLKYLRVMLGKISKAQWYLRASRGVWAGVARYRLRIVEPPKVPVGKTPNSDKDGPALEPNLWMWVNPSIVYPPGKLEVPEPHKGEDLPGALPSPQPAPKEEDFASCSEATAVESLPPSSPSSEQSPPQKRFASSPSTWELTEEEEAEDQDDSSSVALPSPHKRAPLQSRRFRQASSQEGRLWSRPPLNYFHLIALALRNSAPCGLNVQQIYSFTRQHFPFFRTAPEGWKNTVRHNLCFRDSFEKVPASVQGGAGTRPRSCLWKLTEEGRRRFAEEARALASSRLESIQRCMSQPGVRPWHAWGRGAPPPPPS, via the exons ATGGTGGTGCCACTTGCGGAGACGAATAGAGGAGTGAGAGCAGGAAGGTGGAGTTTAGTTGCAGGAATGTGGAGTCTGAAGTACCTGCGGGTTATGCTAGGAAAGATCTCCAAGGCCCAGTGGTACTTACGGGCAAGCAGAGGAGTCTGGGCCGGAG TTGCCCGGTATAGACTTCGAATAGTTGAACCACCAAAAGTACCTGTGGGAAAAACGCCCAACTCTGATAAAGATG GCCCAGCTCTTGAGCCCAACCTGTGGATGTGGGTAAACCCCAGCATCGTGTATCCCCCCGGAAAGCTGGAGGTCCCAGAACCTCATAAGGGAGAGGATCTCCCAGGCgcactcccctcccctcagccagCCCCCAAAGAGGAAGACTTTGCCAGCTGCTCAGAGGCCACGGCGGTGGAGTCACTGCCACCATCCTCGCCCTCCAGCGAGCAGTCTCCCCCTCAGAAGCGGTTTGCCTCTTCCCCCAGCACCTGGGAG CtcacagaagaggaggaggctgaGGACCAGGATGACAGCTCCTCTGTGGCTCTCCCGTCCCCTCACAAAAGGGCCCCCCTCCAAAGTCGGAGGTTTCGGCAAGCCAGCAGCCAAGAGGGGAGGCTCTGGTCCCGGCCCCCTCTCAATTACTTCCACCTCATTGCACTGGCATTAAGAAACAGTGCCCCCTGTGGCCTCAACGTGCAACAGATCTACAGTTTCACTCG ACAGCATTTCCCCTTTTTCCGGACGGCCCCGGAAGGCTGGAAGAATACCGTCCGTCACAATCTCTGTTTCCGAGACAGCTTTGAGAAAGTGCCGGCCAGCGTGCAGGGTGGCGCCGGCACACGGCCCCGCTCCTGCCTCTGGAAGTTAACTGAGGAGGGACGCCGCCGCTTTGCAGAGGAGGCCCGCGCCTTGGCCTCCAGTCGGCTGGAGAGCATCCAACGGTgcatgagccagccaggtgtgaGGCCCTGGCACGCGTGGGGCCGaggggcgcccccccccccaccatcctgA
- the FOXR1 gene encoding forkhead box protein R1 isoform X6, with amino-acid sequence MWVNPSIVYPPGKLEVPEPHKGEDLPGALPSPQPAPKEEDFASCSEATAVESLPPSSPSSEQSPPQKRFASSPSTWELTEEEEAEDQDDSSSVALPSPHKRAPLQSRRFRQASSQEGRLWSRPPLNYFHLIALALRNSAPCGLNVQQIYSFTRQHFPFFRTAPEGWKNTVRHNLCFRDSFEKVPASVQGGAGTRPRSCLWKLTEEGRRRFAEEARALASSRLESIQRCMSQPGVRPWHAWGRGAPPPPPS; translated from the exons ATGTGGGTAAACCCCAGCATCGTGTATCCCCCCGGAAAGCTGGAGGTCCCAGAACCTCATAAGGGAGAGGATCTCCCAGGCgcactcccctcccctcagccagCCCCCAAAGAGGAAGACTTTGCCAGCTGCTCAGAGGCCACGGCGGTGGAGTCACTGCCACCATCCTCGCCCTCCAGCGAGCAGTCTCCCCCTCAGAAGCGGTTTGCCTCTTCCCCCAGCACCTGGGAG CtcacagaagaggaggaggctgaGGACCAGGATGACAGCTCCTCTGTGGCTCTCCCGTCCCCTCACAAAAGGGCCCCCCTCCAAAGTCGGAGGTTTCGGCAAGCCAGCAGCCAAGAGGGGAGGCTCTGGTCCCGGCCCCCTCTCAATTACTTCCACCTCATTGCACTGGCATTAAGAAACAGTGCCCCCTGTGGCCTCAACGTGCAACAGATCTACAGTTTCACTCG ACAGCATTTCCCCTTTTTCCGGACGGCCCCGGAAGGCTGGAAGAATACCGTCCGTCACAATCTCTGTTTCCGAGACAGCTTTGAGAAAGTGCCGGCCAGCGTGCAGGGTGGCGCCGGCACACGGCCCCGCTCCTGCCTCTGGAAGTTAACTGAGGAGGGACGCCGCCGCTTTGCAGAGGAGGCCCGCGCCTTGGCCTCCAGTCGGCTGGAGAGCATCCAACGGTgcatgagccagccaggtgtgaGGCCCTGGCACGCGTGGGGCCGaggggcgcccccccccccaccatcctgA